The Argentina anserina chromosome 3, drPotAnse1.1, whole genome shotgun sequence genome includes a region encoding these proteins:
- the LOC126788007 gene encoding nudix hydrolase 9 isoform X1: MELDAETETETRPYKLLLSCPSGLSPSQVSVVFDELYDRIPHPDINLENSISEIWDQRVQRNPSLYNGTKFRHRHHIWYNRGPNQESHVCLHLGLTDYRTFVGTNLNPLWEKFLAPSEDDAIQCQHTSSPMGNGAIVETSDKKVLVLQRSHNVGEFPGHFVFPGGHPEPQEVGIISHHHKDLTDLELLNKKVSQEMFDSIVREVVEEIGVPSDSLYEHVFIGISRRVLNVRPAAFFFMKCSLSSKEIQQMYTTAQDSFESTQLYTVSMMELENMASKMPGCHEGGFALYKLMVEAGRMPDARA, from the exons ATGGAGTTGGATGCAGAGACTGAAACGGAAACGAGGCCGTACAAGCTTCTGCTCTCATGCCCATCTGGTCTCTCACCTTCACAG GTTTCCGTGGTTTTTGATGAACTATATGACCGAATCCCCCATCCTGATATCAACTTGGAGAATTCTATTTCTGAG ATATGGGACCAAAGGGTTCAGAGGAATCCATCATTGTACAATGGAACAAAGTTCAGG CACAGACATCATATATGGTACAACCGAGGACCTAACCAAGAGTCTCATGTATGCCTCCACCTTGGTTTGACAGATTATAG GACTTTTGTGGGTACAAACTTAAATCCTTTATGGGAAAAGTTCCTAGCTCCATCCGAAG ATGATGCTATACAATGTCAGCACACCTCAAGTCCGATGGGTAATGGTGCTATTGTGGAGACATCTGACAAGAAAGTACTTGTGTTGCAAAGAAGTCACAATGTTGGGGAATTTCCTGGACACTTTGTTTTCCCAGGAGGCCATCCGGAG CCTCAAGAAGTCGGAATAATATCTCATCATCACAAGGACTTGACAGACCTCGAACTTCTTAACAAGAAGGTTTCTCAGGAGATGTTCGACAGCATTGTTCGTGAAGTAGTAGAAGAAATTGGAGTACCTTCAGATTCCCTT TACGAGCATGTTTTCATTGGTATATCCCGCAGGGTGTTGAATGTGAGGCCAGCTGCATTTTTCTTTATGAAATGCAGTCTCAGCTCAAAGGAAATTCAGCAAATGTATACTACTGCACAAGACAGCTTTGAGTCGACTCAGCTTTACACAGTTTCGATG ATGGAGCTGGAGAACATGGCATCAAAAATGCCAGGTTGCCATGAAGGCGGTTTTGCTTTATACAAGTTAATGGTAGAAGCTGGAAGAATGCCTGATGCGAGAGCATAA
- the LOC126788007 gene encoding nudix hydrolase 9 isoform X2 gives MELDAETETETRPYKLLLSCPSGLSPSQVSVVFDELYDRIPHPDINLENSISEIWDQRVQRNPSLYNGTKFRHRHHIWYNRGPNQESHVCLHLGLTDYRTFVGTNLNPLWEKFLAPSEDDAIQCQHTSSPMGNGAIVETSDKKVLVLQRSHNVGEFPGHFVFPGGHPEPQEVGIISHHHKDLTDLELLNKKVSQEMFDSIVREVVEEIGVPSDSLYEHVFIGISRRVLNVRPAAFFFMKCSLSSKEIQQMYTTAQDSFESTQLYTVSMV, from the exons ATGGAGTTGGATGCAGAGACTGAAACGGAAACGAGGCCGTACAAGCTTCTGCTCTCATGCCCATCTGGTCTCTCACCTTCACAG GTTTCCGTGGTTTTTGATGAACTATATGACCGAATCCCCCATCCTGATATCAACTTGGAGAATTCTATTTCTGAG ATATGGGACCAAAGGGTTCAGAGGAATCCATCATTGTACAATGGAACAAAGTTCAGG CACAGACATCATATATGGTACAACCGAGGACCTAACCAAGAGTCTCATGTATGCCTCCACCTTGGTTTGACAGATTATAG GACTTTTGTGGGTACAAACTTAAATCCTTTATGGGAAAAGTTCCTAGCTCCATCCGAAG ATGATGCTATACAATGTCAGCACACCTCAAGTCCGATGGGTAATGGTGCTATTGTGGAGACATCTGACAAGAAAGTACTTGTGTTGCAAAGAAGTCACAATGTTGGGGAATTTCCTGGACACTTTGTTTTCCCAGGAGGCCATCCGGAG CCTCAAGAAGTCGGAATAATATCTCATCATCACAAGGACTTGACAGACCTCGAACTTCTTAACAAGAAGGTTTCTCAGGAGATGTTCGACAGCATTGTTCGTGAAGTAGTAGAAGAAATTGGAGTACCTTCAGATTCCCTT TACGAGCATGTTTTCATTGGTATATCCCGCAGGGTGTTGAATGTGAGGCCAGCTGCATTTTTCTTTATGAAATGCAGTCTCAGCTCAAAGGAAATTCAGCAAATGTATACTACTGCACAAGACAGCTTTGAGTCGACTCAGCTTTACACAGTTTCGATG GTTTGA